The Chryseobacterium aureum genome contains a region encoding:
- the folK gene encoding 2-amino-4-hydroxy-6-hydroxymethyldihydropteridine diphosphokinase has product MSQHKVVLLLGSNLGEQKKNIELALEKIKEAGNNISQISEYLMSDPVEFVSSNIFCNIAAIIFTPYSPIQLLDCIKNIEVEMGRINDSKVSGGYTDRIIDIDIIKYNELNFISERLVIPHKKHLFERGFSRVLLEKFI; this is encoded by the coding sequence ATGTCGCAGCATAAGGTCGTTTTGTTACTCGGAAGTAACTTAGGAGAACAAAAAAAAAATATCGAGCTCGCTCTTGAGAAGATAAAAGAAGCCGGAAATAACATTTCACAAATCAGCGAATATTTAATGTCTGACCCCGTAGAGTTTGTCAGTTCCAATATTTTTTGTAATATTGCAGCAATAATATTCACACCTTATTCACCAATTCAACTGCTTGATTGTATTAAGAATATAGAAGTTGAAATGGGAAGAATTAATGATTCAAAAGTATCCGGCGGATATACTGACAGGATAATAGATATTGATATCATTAAATATAATGAATTAAACTTTATATCAGAAAGACTAGTAATCCCTCATAAAAAACATCTTTTTGAAAGGGGTTTTTCAAGAGTATTATTAGAAAAATTTATTTAA